GCACGCCACTTGTACAAATTCAGACTGTGCGTCAGAGTGTCACTAAAGTTTGGCCAGATCGTCCAGGATGGCCTGAAGCTTCTGGGGAGTCAGACCCGACTCGGGATACATGGCCACCTCTCGCAGGGTCATGTACATGGCCTCCGATAGCTGGGGGTGGCTGGTGGCACCGGGCATATGCTTCTCGATGATGGCTTTCGCCCGCTCGTCGGCCAGAATCTCTCGCACCGTGGAGTTGAGGGTGTACGGCATTGGTCGGCTCCTTTCCTCGTAAAAATATCAGACTGAACAACTACGAAACCCGGGGCAGGGCAGTGGTGGTGTCGGCCACTGCCTGCATTTCCAGCACGGGCCGGCCGTCCACATCAACCCACTTGCCGCAGGTGTCGCCCCGCTCGCTGACGCCCAGCTCCACCAGGCTGCCGTCCATGCGCAGCACCGGATGGTAGTAGCGGTAGACCTTTTCCGCCTCGCCTACGATGTAGTGTCCGATGAGGGAGCGGCGGAAGCGAGAGGTGCTGGTATTGGGGAAGCTGCCGTGGACCAGCTGCCCGTTGAAAAAGAGGACGTCGCCGGCCTTCATCACCACCGGGCGCACCTCGGTCCCTTCCGGGATGGGTACGGTGACATCGGTGAAGCTCTGGTTGGTATCTGCCTCCACGGTGCAGAGCAAGGGCCAGGTATGGCTGCCCGGCACCACCTGGAGGCAGCCGTTTTCTTCGTCGCAGTCATCGATGGCCATCCAGGCGGCCATGCAGGTACCAGGTTGGACCTGGAGGTAGTACTGGTCCTGGTGCAGGGCCTGGCCCCGGGCCTTGGGCGGCTTGAAGTAGAACATGGTCTGCACCGCGTAGGGCTCCCGGCCCAGGAGGGCAGTCATCACCCCGTTGAGGCGGGGGTCAATGAGCCAGCGCAGGCTCAGGTCGTCCCAGCGGTGGGGCTGCATGATGCGCGGGTAGTGGCGCAGGGGATCGGGGCTGGAACGATCCAGGGAGTTCTCGGCGCCAGGATAGGTGCCGGCGGCGTTCATGGCCATGAAATGGTCCTGGATTTTGGCCACCTCCCGGGCATCGAAAAGCCCCGAGACGACCAGATACCCTTCCTCCGTGAACTGGCGATATTGCTCCCGGGTGATCATGGACGGTACTCCTTCAGTTGGATTTCAGTTGGATAATGATGGGTGAATGACCCTGCCAGGGTTTGGGATGATTTGGGATGAAAGGATTATACCTCACCAGCCTCTGGGGCCGAATAAACAAAACCAGGGCCGCCCAAGTAGAGGCCGCCGTCCACATTGATACAGAGCCCATCGGCGTAGATGTAGGGTTCGGTGA
The window above is part of the Litorilinea aerophila genome. Proteins encoded here:
- a CDS encoding phytanoyl-CoA dioxygenase family protein, whose amino-acid sequence is MITREQYRQFTEEGYLVVSGLFDAREVAKIQDHFMAMNAAGTYPGAENSLDRSSPDPLRHYPRIMQPHRWDDLSLRWLIDPRLNGVMTALLGREPYAVQTMFYFKPPKARGQALHQDQYYLQVQPGTCMAAWMAIDDCDEENGCLQVVPGSHTWPLLCTVEADTNQSFTDVTVPIPEGTEVRPVVMKAGDVLFFNGQLVHGSFPNTSTSRFRRSLIGHYIVGEAEKVYRYYHPVLRMDGSLVELGVSERGDTCGKWVDVDGRPVLEMQAVADTTTALPRVS